From the genome of Nicotiana sylvestris chromosome 1, ASM39365v2, whole genome shotgun sequence:
TTCTCTTCGGATTACTTCAGATTATTATTCAATTATGTTTTTTATATTATTCAATTAAAtatcccccttttggcatcataaatAGCACATAACAAGTAAGCAGCATAAAAAAGTCTAGTGTGGTTAACTCATGCCACttgtgtgcacacaacatgatagaaaacAGAGACAAAAGAGCAGTAGCATAAACAACAAAAAAGGAAACCACTTGCATTAACCAAATTTGGACCTTTACAGGCAGAAGCAGAATCATTGTTATCATCCATagtttaaaacaaacaaaaacaattaCCAGAAGCAAAACAAAACATCACCAAAAACAACTAAGAAGATGGACACTGGAAACTTGACACTGAGGGGACATTCCTTAGGGGACACTGGAGGAAGGGGCTTGAAAGAGGAAGCAAGGGTTTGGAGAACAAGATCCATGCGAGCATTCGCGGATATTTGCTTATTGAGCAGTCTTTCTTTCAGGTCCTCCACCTATTTCCTGAGCTCAACATTCTTCTTTGTTAGGCGTGCAACTTCTGAGCTGTGATAACTACTAGAACCAAGTGCCTCTTTTAACTGACTTAGCTGACTCTCAAGAATTGTATTCCTAGCCTTCAACTTCCACATCTCCTCTGTGGCACTATTCTGAGCATTTATCAATTGAGAGATAGTGGAAGTCTTTCCAACTCCTCCGACCTTGTCAATACACTCATACTCTTCAAGAgtagtttttgaaaaagattgcTTTTTAGTGCCCACTTTGGCCTGTCCCAGAGGCACTTTGAAGAACTTAAAGACCTTTGCGAGAAGAAACATATAAGGTAGTCCGGGATTCCTTTCCTTAAGGTTTTCCACCTTCTACATATGCTCAATCATTATCCCGAGAAAATTGATGGTGGTAAAATATCCAAGGTTTCCATAAAGAATATGTCAGATTTGGATACAACAGATCTTCTCTCAACACTAGGAAGCAACACTTTGTTAACCATCTAAAAAAGCAACTGATATACTGGAAGGAGTGCCTTCTTATGCACTTATTCCCCATGTTGTATTGCGTTGTCCTTGATATTGGCATTTTCAAAGTTTGATGTGCAGGCACCCTAAATAGACGACAGTCCTTCGGCAGCCCATAATTGACCCTAATAAGGCAGAGTCCATCACTATGTCCACCCCATTTATCAACACACAAATTTGATCACCATCTATTGTGAAGAGGTCGGTATAGAAACTTCGTACCTCCTCCTCATACACTTTGGGAATCTCATTTGTAAACAAATTAGGCCATTTTTTAGAATCACAAATTTTCACTAACTGTCTCATCCCAGCAAGTTCTAGAATGTCAGAGGCAAATGTGCAGCCCTACATTACTTTCTGATTTCTCAGTCttttctcaaaactcagaaactCACTAACTTTTGCTTTCTTgatggaaccaggttcctcatcatTATCCATTTTTCTTTTTACTGACTTGCAAATAGACTTTCCCTTCTCCACTGACTTTTTATGCATATGTTCACCAAATTTTTCCACTTCTTCATTAGACTTGTCACCACTCTCTTTCACTGTCTTGTCACCAGACTTTTTCACCAACTTTTCACTGGAAGCAGCATCAACACTCTTGGAAGGACTTTCAGCATTTGTAGAAGTGTGCCTTATAGATTGAGAGTGAGAGTGATTCTGCTTCGAGGACTTGTGGGTTAAGCAAGTaggttcctcttcttcttcttcctcatccACATTTACCACAGGGATGACTTTTTCATGCACAATTTTTCCATCCTTTACCAGCCTTATCTTTCTTTTGCTCCTTTTACTCTTCTTGAGAGCAGACTCCAGAGCCTCATTTTGCTACAATCGAGTAATGGGTCGCTTAGTGGTTGACTCTGAAGCTGCAACTGGCTTACTCATACCCTGATAAAACTAGCATATGCCAAACCATCTGTGTCTTCTTCACTATCAAAATTCATCTTAGGCACCACCATATTCAAGGGCTCAACATCAAAGTGGAGAGAAGGAGCAAGATCAACACTGAGCTGGGGAGATGACCCCTAACCTGGATCCTTCGCGGAGGGATCGGGTTCATCACTTCGGACCCAGTAGTGTCATCTTGAATCAGTTAATCAAATGGAACAATTGATCCCTAGTATTTTGTGGACTGAGGCTCTTCCCCTTGCGACTCATACCCTCTTCCACCCTCCTCTACAACAACCCCTTCTGAAGCAATGGGGAGCATATTTTCTATTCCCTCATTTTCTTGGGGTTTCATGGA
Proteins encoded in this window:
- the LOC138874135 gene encoding uncharacterized protein — its product is MVVPKMNFDSEEDTDGLAYASFIRQNEALESALKKSKRSKRKIRLVKDGKIVHEKVIPVVNVDEEEEEEEPTCLTHKSSKQNHSHSQSIRHTSTNAESPSKSVDAASSEKLVKKSGDKTVKESGDKSNEEVEKFGEHMHKKSVEKGKSICKSVKRKMDNDEEPGSIKKAKVSEFLSFEKRLRNQKLVKICDSKKWPNLFTNEIPKVYEEEAKVGTKKQSFSKTTLEEYECIDKVGGVGKTSTISQLINAQNSATEEMWKLKARNTILESQLSQLKEALGSSSYHSSEVARLTKKNVELRK